From one Sulfurimonas sp. genomic stretch:
- a CDS encoding HAD-IIA family hydrolase, whose amino-acid sequence MYFIDVQGTLISDTDKSPIRGSIEFIDMLNKKKIPYVIITNSTKKTSIDFYHFLKSLGFNFDFGAYLDPLMTLESRVAKDSVAAYGSDEFLDILLKMGYVFNYENPKTVLISIKENFTSDEFAQIIDFLLRGASLVGMHETSIYAKNSKRYPGVGAILKMLEFATSCSYAVVGKPSTAFYNEALEVIKKQNSSAKFSDITIISDDVKGDLGGAKEMGMKTVFVTSGKYKSADEIVPFLNPNLRPDCVYADMQEILEAL is encoded by the coding sequence ATGTATTTTATTGATGTTCAGGGTACTTTGATTAGCGATACGGACAAATCCCCAATTCGCGGGAGTATAGAGTTTATAGATATGCTAAATAAGAAAAAAATTCCATATGTGATTATTACAAACAGTACTAAAAAAACATCAATTGACTTTTACCATTTTTTAAAGTCTCTTGGGTTCAATTTTGATTTTGGCGCATACTTGGATCCGTTAATGACTTTAGAGTCTCGTGTGGCAAAAGACAGCGTCGCCGCTTACGGTTCAGATGAGTTTTTAGATATTTTGTTAAAAATGGGGTATGTTTTTAATTATGAAAATCCTAAAACGGTGTTGATTTCTATAAAAGAAAATTTTACTTCGGACGAGTTTGCTCAAATTATAGATTTTTTGCTTCGCGGTGCAAGCTTAGTCGGTATGCATGAAACATCTATCTATGCAAAAAATTCTAAAAGATATCCTGGAGTCGGAGCAATTTTAAAAATGCTTGAATTTGCTACATCATGCAGTTATGCCGTGGTCGGAAAACCAAGTACGGCATTTTATAATGAAGCTTTAGAAGTAATCAAAAAACAAAACAGCAGTGCCAAATTTAGCGATATAACCATTATTAGCGATGATGTAAAGGGCGATTTAGGCGGAGCAAAAGAGATGGGTATGAAGACAGTTTTTGTTACAAGCGGAAAGTATAAGAGTGCGGATGAAATAGTACCGTTTTTAAACCCAAATCTAAGACCGGATTGTGTTTATGCAGATATGCAAGAAATCTTGGAGGCTTTATGA
- the pheA gene encoding prephenate dehydratase translates to MKTLDDCRVAIDAIDNEILELLNKRMIIVKRVGEIKNSSGGAIYRPEREKAIIQRLTQHSIEQKGMLNASAIEAIFLEIFAVSRNLELPERIAYLGPEGSFTHQAAESRFGAMSDYLSVSSIHSVFKTLEAQRAKFGVVPIENSRDGVVGETLDLLAKSSVKIVAELYMPIHMSFATKAKKLSQITKIYSKDKGFGQCREFLQEHNLVNVEQIPVESTAKAAILAAQNPNAAAICSHIAAKLYSIPTMFDHVEDDIGSQTRFVILSDFKNEKSQDDKTSILVRLKDSVKAGSLVHFLQDFDEQNINLSKIESRPSKNKGGFDYWFFIDFYGHIDDEKFQKVLQKHKEEVTWLGSYAKGENSEI, encoded by the coding sequence ATGAAAACTTTAGATGATTGCAGGGTTGCTATTGATGCTATTGATAATGAGATATTAGAACTTCTTAATAAGAGAATGATAATCGTCAAGCGCGTAGGCGAGATAAAAAACAGCAGCGGCGGTGCAATCTACAGACCTGAGAGAGAAAAGGCTATTATCCAAAGATTGACTCAACACAGCATTGAACAAAAAGGTATGTTAAACGCAAGTGCAATCGAAGCTATATTTTTAGAGATTTTTGCAGTTTCAAGAAATTTAGAACTTCCCGAACGCATAGCATATCTCGGACCTGAGGGAAGTTTTACGCACCAAGCGGCGGAGAGCCGTTTCGGAGCAATGAGCGATTATCTCTCTGTTAGTTCGATTCACTCTGTTTTTAAAACGCTTGAGGCACAAAGAGCTAAATTCGGTGTCGTCCCGATTGAGAATTCAAGAGACGGAGTAGTCGGTGAGACGCTTGATCTGCTTGCAAAAAGTTCCGTAAAGATTGTAGCTGAGCTATATATGCCGATTCATATGTCGTTTGCCACAAAAGCTAAAAAACTTAGCCAGATAACTAAAATTTACTCAAAAGATAAAGGGTTTGGGCAGTGCAGGGAGTTTCTTCAAGAGCATAATCTTGTTAATGTCGAGCAAATTCCCGTAGAGTCTACTGCAAAAGCGGCTATTTTGGCAGCCCAAAATCCAAATGCAGCCGCAATTTGCAGTCATATTGCAGCAAAATTGTATAGTATACCGACTATGTTTGACCATGTTGAAGACGATATAGGATCTCAAACGAGATTTGTTATACTTAGCGACTTTAAAAATGAAAAAAGCCAAGATGATAAAACCTCTATTTTGGTGAGACTCAAAGATTCCGTAAAAGCCGGTTCGCTTGTTCATTTTCTGCAGGATTTTGATGAACAAAATATAAATCTTTCAAAAATAGAGTCTCGACCTTCAAAAAATAAAGGCGGGTTTGACTACTGGTTCTTTATAGATTTTTACGGTCACATAGATGATGAAAAATTTCAAAAAGTATTACAAAAACATAAGGAAGAGGTGACTTGGTTAGGAAGTTACGCAAAAGGTGAAAATAGTGAAATTTAA
- the hisC gene encoding histidinol-phosphate transaminase, which yields MKFNKNLENIKTYEAGKPIELVVREFGIDPKDIVKLASNENPCGCSPKVVTAVGNILSKMALYPDDSMIQLKNALSIRYGVENENIIIGSGSDQVIEFLIHAKAGSGSKILMNSITFAMYEIYAKHIGAEVIRTASQAHNMDEFYELYKSQKPEIIFICTPNNPTGDALDAQKIFDFLKKIDSDTLVVIDGAYMEYAIAKDAKKEIIVKELIKEFDNVIFLGTFSKAYGLGGMRVGYGVADAKIIKELYKLRPPFNITTLSLEAATVALSDEEFVQKSITLNLEQMKRYEEFAKEQKIDIINSYTNFVTLCLNKNQNSSKISNLLLQKGMIVRDLSSYSMNAIRVTVGTEEQNSRFFGLVTQFL from the coding sequence GTGAAATTTAACAAAAATTTAGAAAATATAAAAACATATGAGGCAGGAAAGCCGATAGAATTAGTCGTGAGAGAGTTTGGAATAGACCCAAAAGATATTGTAAAACTTGCATCAAATGAGAATCCTTGCGGATGCTCGCCAAAAGTTGTAACGGCAGTCGGCAATATATTATCGAAAATGGCTCTTTATCCGGATGATTCTATGATACAGCTGAAAAATGCCCTAAGTATCAGATACGGCGTAGAGAACGAAAATATAATTATCGGTTCGGGAAGCGATCAGGTAATAGAGTTTTTGATTCATGCAAAAGCAGGTTCCGGCTCAAAAATCTTGATGAACAGTATAACTTTTGCAATGTATGAGATATACGCAAAACATATAGGTGCGGAGGTTATACGAACAGCTTCGCAAGCGCATAATATGGATGAGTTTTATGAGCTGTACAAGAGCCAAAAACCTGAAATTATATTTATATGCACGCCGAACAACCCAACGGGAGATGCGCTGGATGCACAAAAAATATTTGATTTTCTAAAAAAGATAGATAGTGATACTTTAGTCGTAATCGACGGTGCTTATATGGAGTATGCAATCGCAAAAGATGCCAAAAAAGAGATAATCGTAAAAGAATTGATAAAAGAGTTTGACAATGTAATCTTTTTGGGAACCTTTTCTAAAGCATACGGACTTGGCGGAATGAGAGTAGGTTACGGTGTAGCAGATGCAAAAATAATAAAGGAGCTATATAAGCTTAGACCTCCTTTTAATATTACTACTCTCTCGCTAGAAGCGGCAACCGTAGCTCTAAGCGATGAGGAGTTTGTGCAAAAAAGTATTACTCTTAATTTAGAACAGATGAAAAGATATGAAGAGTTTGCAAAAGAGCAAAAAATAGATATAATAAACAGTTATACAAATTTTGTTACATTGTGTTTAAACAAAAATCAAAATTCTTCTAAGATATCGAACTTATTGTTGCAAAAAGGGATGATAGTTAGAGATTTGAGCAGTTACAGTATGAACGCCATCAGGGTTACAGTCGGTACAGAAGAGCAAAATAGTCGTTTTTTTGGGTTAGTTACACAATTCTTATAA
- the fliF gene encoding flagellar basal-body MS-ring/collar protein FliF has translation MDFKVLFSQLVVLYDKLTKQQKLIIGAAIVGIVAFLIFMVVYTAKKEATNKMEVLFNSLTSEDAVKVVEQLEKDNIPYEILDSNVIKVPKKVVYKERMAIASLGIPKKSGVGFELFNNQEFGATSFDQNVKYLRALEGELARTIGALAPIENANVSLALPKDSLFVEKQTAPTASVMLKLVEGGKLSAKQVRGIKNLVSAAVPNLTSANVILIDSDGETLGDENEMAQMSELSSVQQNFKTKEEKKRQKKIIEVVSPFVGGEQKVVAQVTIEYDFSIQNSTSEKFDPENVVRSEQVSEEKRDGKSPSEVGGVPGTVSNIGPVEGLASNQSNEKYEKSSGTTNYEVGKTVSTTKSEFARVKRITAAVVVDGKYKNKADAEGKPTAEQSYEPLSESDLEALTALVSRSIGISEERGDQISVKNLQFKTADVNTAEEKVNQAIAFSRAYLEPFSGLFKYIFVLILLLVLYKKVISPFAQKMLEVSKEEEELGKPILDIGNDEDEDLVEKVQLMRKKVEEQLGVGEGFNEDELKYDVLLEKVRAMIEDSPEAVALVLQALVIEDSDATSK, from the coding sequence ATGGATTTTAAGGTACTTTTTTCACAATTAGTCGTTCTATATGATAAGCTAACTAAACAACAAAAGCTTATTATAGGTGCTGCTATTGTCGGTATCGTTGCATTTTTAATTTTTATGGTTGTTTATACGGCTAAAAAAGAAGCAACCAATAAGATGGAGGTGCTTTTTAACTCTTTAACTTCAGAAGATGCCGTAAAAGTTGTTGAGCAGCTGGAAAAAGATAATATACCGTATGAAATATTAGATAGTAATGTTATAAAGGTTCCTAAAAAGGTAGTTTATAAAGAACGAATGGCTATTGCCTCACTCGGAATTCCAAAAAAAAGCGGTGTCGGTTTTGAACTTTTTAATAACCAAGAGTTCGGCGCGACAAGCTTTGATCAAAATGTGAAATACCTTCGAGCCCTAGAAGGCGAGCTCGCTCGTACTATTGGTGCTCTTGCGCCCATAGAGAATGCGAATGTAAGTTTGGCTCTGCCGAAAGATTCACTTTTTGTCGAGAAGCAAACGGCTCCTACGGCTTCCGTTATGCTTAAGCTGGTTGAGGGCGGGAAGCTATCTGCAAAACAAGTCAGAGGAATAAAAAACCTTGTGTCCGCTGCAGTACCGAATCTAACATCGGCGAATGTTATACTGATAGACAGCGACGGCGAAACATTGGGTGATGAGAATGAGATGGCTCAGATGAGCGAATTGTCATCAGTTCAGCAGAATTTTAAAACAAAAGAAGAGAAGAAAAGACAGAAAAAAATCATAGAAGTTGTTTCTCCTTTTGTCGGCGGAGAGCAAAAAGTAGTTGCTCAAGTTACTATAGAGTATGATTTTTCTATCCAAAATTCTACTTCGGAAAAGTTTGACCCCGAAAATGTAGTTAGAAGTGAACAGGTTAGCGAAGAAAAAAGAGACGGCAAAAGCCCGAGTGAAGTCGGCGGAGTTCCGGGTACAGTAAGCAATATAGGTCCTGTTGAGGGTCTCGCAAGTAATCAATCGAACGAAAAGTATGAAAAAAGCAGCGGTACGACAAATTATGAAGTCGGAAAAACAGTATCTACAACAAAAAGTGAATTTGCACGGGTAAAAAGAATTACGGCTGCAGTTGTTGTAGACGGAAAGTATAAGAATAAAGCTGATGCTGAGGGTAAGCCAACGGCTGAACAGAGTTATGAGCCGCTCTCAGAGAGTGATTTGGAGGCGCTAACTGCGTTAGTCAGTCGCTCTATAGGCATTAGCGAGGAGAGAGGCGATCAGATAAGCGTTAAAAATTTACAATTTAAAACTGCCGATGTCAACACGGCAGAAGAGAAAGTCAATCAAGCCATTGCCTTTTCCAGAGCCTATTTGGAACCGTTTTCCGGACTCTTTAAATATATTTTTGTACTTATTCTTCTTCTTGTTTTATACAAGAAAGTTATCTCTCCTTTTGCACAAAAAATGCTTGAAGTCTCTAAAGAAGAGGAAGAGCTTGGTAAGCCGATTTTAGATATCGGTAACGATGAAGATGAGGATTTGGTGGAAAAAGTGCAGTTAATGCGTAAAAAAGTTGAAGAGCAGCTAGGAGTCGGAGAGGGCTTTAATGAGGATGAACTTAAATATGATGTTCTTCTTGAAAAAGTACGAGCTATGATTGAAGATTCACCCGAAGCGGTAGCTCTTGTCTTACAAGCTCTGGTGATAGAAGATTCTGATGCAACTTCTAAGTAA
- the fliG gene encoding flagellar motor switch protein FliG has translation MNLSAAQQARFDEMSMGEKVAILLLQMGEDATASIFSNMSVDAITDVSKYIAMNKSVEKVVATAVLEEFYAILQSGQFITSGGMEYARELLYRTLGPEEAKKILEKLSRSMQESQNFAYLSKIKPQQLSDFIINEHPQTIALILAHMDATEAADTLQYFPDDLRSEVSMRMAKLGDISPSVIKRVSAVLESKLESLASYKVEVGGPRAVADIFNRLGAKASKETLAKIEERDEEMSNLIKEMMFTFEDIAKLDKGAISEILKAVEKPDLMLGLKSAPEDLKQKFFSAMSERARESFEEEMQFLGAVKMKEVEGAQRKIVEVVNGLAEAGTIQLGSSSEEMVE, from the coding sequence GTGAATTTAAGCGCAGCGCAACAAGCAAGATTTGATGAAATGAGTATGGGAGAAAAAGTTGCAATTTTATTATTGCAAATGGGCGAAGATGCAACGGCTTCTATATTTTCAAATATGAGTGTTGATGCGATAACAGATGTTTCAAAATATATTGCTATGAATAAAAGCGTGGAAAAGGTAGTTGCGACAGCAGTACTTGAAGAATTTTATGCTATTTTGCAGTCGGGTCAGTTTATAACATCCGGCGGTATGGAGTATGCAAGAGAGCTTCTTTATAGAACACTTGGTCCCGAAGAGGCAAAAAAAATTTTGGAAAAACTCTCAAGAAGTATGCAGGAGAGTCAGAATTTTGCCTATCTGTCAAAAATCAAGCCTCAGCAGCTTTCAGACTTTATTATTAATGAGCATCCTCAAACAATTGCTCTAATTTTAGCTCATATGGATGCGACGGAAGCTGCCGATACGCTTCAATATTTCCCTGATGATTTAAGAAGCGAAGTCTCTATGAGAATGGCAAAATTGGGAGATATCTCTCCGTCGGTAATTAAGAGAGTTTCTGCGGTGTTAGAATCTAAGCTTGAATCTCTTGCGTCATATAAAGTCGAAGTCGGCGGTCCGCGTGCAGTTGCAGATATCTTTAACCGTCTTGGAGCAAAAGCTTCTAAAGAGACTCTTGCAAAAATCGAAGAGAGAGACGAAGAGATGTCTAATCTAATCAAAGAGATGATGTTTACATTTGAAGATATTGCAAAATTGGATAAAGGTGCGATTTCGGAGATTCTCAAAGCCGTAGAAAAACCTGATTTGATGCTTGGACTAAAAAGTGCGCCTGAAGATCTTAAACAGAAATTTTTTAGCGCTATGAGCGAGAGAGCAAGAGAGTCTTTTGAGGAAGAGATGCAGTTTTTAGGTGCTGTCAAAATGAAAGAGGTAGAAGGCGCACAAAGAAAAATTGTAGAAGTTGTAAACGGTCTTGCCGAAGCTGGAACAATCCAGTTAGGATCTTCGTCGGAAGAGATGGTGGAATAG
- the fliH gene encoding flagellar assembly protein FliH encodes MSSIISSEKIQKHNVDKYSFKVLALGTEHQDEQSAQGAKKTIFEVQEPRIEREIDTSAISQNSKDSLIESLLKKTDEMSSNFIKLQMKLESMSDEHKAELQKAKDDSYAVGLEAGKVLALKEEEKNSANVLSQYFSSIAKLEKSAKDYESALEEIKKDLVNAALDISKEVIKIELSENSNKVAATLAKELIKELQSASKVVLKVNPKDHGAISQAVGSLPHVEVMSDGAVSLGGVIAISDAGNIDAQISKRFERVKRVALSE; translated from the coding sequence TTGTCAAGTATAATCAGCAGTGAAAAAATTCAAAAGCATAATGTCGATAAGTACAGTTTTAAGGTTCTGGCTCTGGGCACGGAGCATCAGGACGAACAGAGTGCGCAAGGTGCAAAAAAAACGATTTTTGAAGTACAAGAGCCTAGAATAGAACGAGAAATAGACACAAGCGCAATAAGTCAAAACTCTAAAGATTCTTTAATTGAATCTCTGCTTAAAAAAACGGATGAGATGTCATCCAATTTTATTAAACTTCAAATGAAATTGGAGAGTATGAGCGATGAGCATAAGGCAGAACTGCAAAAAGCAAAGGATGACTCTTATGCTGTAGGGTTAGAAGCAGGAAAGGTGCTTGCTCTTAAAGAAGAAGAAAAAAACAGTGCAAATGTTTTATCTCAATATTTTTCATCTATTGCAAAGTTAGAAAAAAGCGCGAAAGATTATGAGAGTGCATTAGAAGAGATAAAAAAAGATTTAGTCAATGCAGCGTTAGATATTTCAAAAGAAGTAATAAAGATTGAGCTTAGTGAAAATTCAAACAAGGTAGCGGCGACTTTAGCCAAAGAACTTATTAAAGAACTGCAGAGTGCTTCAAAAGTGGTTTTAAAAGTAAATCCGAAAGATCACGGAGCCATCTCTCAAGCCGTAGGTTCTCTGCCTCATGTTGAAGTTATGTCCGACGGTGCAGTTAGTCTGGGGGGAGTTATTGCCATTAGCGATGCAGGTAATATTGATGCACAAATATCAAAAAGATTTGAGAGAGTAAAGAGAGTAGCATTAAGTGAGTAA
- the dxs gene encoding 1-deoxy-D-xylulose-5-phosphate synthase yields MNIAKSTIKELEKLCKDIREEILRVVSKNGGHLSSTLGATEIIVAMHKVFDSKKDPFIFDVSHQSYAHKLITERWSKFDTLRQFGGISGYTKPSESEHDYFVAGHSSTSISLGVGAAKAIALKGEQDSRVPVVMIGDGSMTAGMVYEALNELGERKYPMVIILNDNEMSIAKPIGAISRMLSSAMASPFYQTFKRHTENFVDNFGEGAHYIAKRMEESLKLITPGIMFEEMGIDYIGPVNGHNLASLVEILQKAKDLKKPVIVHVQTLKGKGYQIAEGKEEKWHGVGPFDIGSGNASNKKSSSKSATQIYSEALLHLAKKNEKIVGATAAMPSGTGLSELIELYPTRFWDVAIAEQHAVTSMAALAKEGFKPFCTIYSTFLQRGYDQIIHDTCLMDLPVVFALDRAGIVGEDGETHQGVFDISFLRAIPNMTLLAPRDERSFHQAMAFAAEYKHPCSLRYPRGSFIETDLPESLPFEIAKSQMLRTNNSDILFIGYGNGVGRAYQSAEFLDVEVNILDLRFVKPLDENMLRELSKKHDKWFVFSDSAKMGGVASAILEFLAKEKILHIKLESFEYDDNFITHGNTKQVEESLGLLPKQLAKRVETLI; encoded by the coding sequence ATGAATATAGCAAAAAGCACGATAAAAGAGTTGGAAAAGCTTTGTAAAGATATAAGAGAAGAGATACTAAGAGTAGTTAGCAAAAACGGCGGACACTTGAGTTCTACGCTCGGTGCAACAGAGATTATAGTAGCGATGCACAAAGTATTTGACAGCAAAAAAGATCCATTTATTTTTGATGTATCTCACCAATCATATGCACATAAACTTATTACCGAGAGATGGAGCAAATTTGACACGCTAAGACAATTCGGCGGTATATCAGGGTATACAAAACCAAGTGAGAGTGAACATGACTATTTTGTTGCGGGACATAGCTCAACTTCTATCTCTTTAGGTGTGGGAGCAGCAAAAGCAATAGCGCTCAAAGGCGAACAGGATTCAAGAGTTCCGGTTGTAATGATCGGCGACGGCTCAATGACTGCCGGTATGGTATATGAAGCTTTAAATGAGTTAGGCGAGAGAAAATACCCGATGGTGATTATACTCAACGATAATGAGATGAGCATAGCAAAACCCATCGGAGCAATCAGCCGAATGCTAAGCTCTGCCATGGCATCACCGTTTTATCAAACATTTAAGAGACATACCGAAAATTTTGTGGATAATTTCGGAGAGGGAGCACATTACATAGCAAAAAGAATGGAAGAGTCTTTGAAGCTTATAACTCCGGGAATTATGTTTGAAGAGATGGGGATTGATTATATAGGACCCGTCAACGGACATAACTTGGCTTCCTTGGTTGAAATATTGCAAAAAGCAAAAGATCTTAAAAAACCCGTAATCGTGCATGTGCAAACTCTTAAAGGCAAGGGTTATCAAATAGCCGAAGGCAAAGAGGAGAAGTGGCACGGAGTAGGACCTTTTGATATAGGCAGCGGAAACGCATCTAATAAAAAAAGCTCTTCAAAAAGTGCTACTCAAATCTACTCGGAGGCCCTGCTTCATCTTGCAAAGAAAAATGAAAAAATAGTCGGCGCAACGGCGGCTATGCCGAGCGGAACAGGATTGAGTGAGCTTATAGAGCTTTACCCGACAAGATTTTGGGATGTGGCGATTGCCGAGCAACATGCGGTAACTTCAATGGCGGCACTCGCAAAAGAGGGTTTTAAACCGTTTTGTACAATCTACTCTACATTTTTGCAACGCGGATATGATCAGATAATACATGATACTTGTTTGATGGATTTGCCGGTTGTTTTTGCACTGGATCGTGCCGGAATAGTCGGAGAGGACGGAGAGACGCATCAAGGGGTTTTTGATATCAGTTTTTTAAGGGCGATTCCTAATATGACTCTTTTGGCTCCAAGAGACGAGAGATCTTTTCATCAGGCGATGGCGTTTGCGGCCGAGTATAAGCACCCGTGCTCTCTTAGATACCCGAGAGGCTCATTTATAGAGACCGATTTGCCTGAATCGCTTCCTTTTGAAATCGCAAAATCACAGATGCTTAGAACAAACAATAGCGATATCTTGTTTATCGGTTATGGAAACGGAGTAGGGCGTGCATACCAGAGTGCAGAATTTTTGGATGTTGAGGTAAATATTTTAGATTTAAGATTTGTTAAACCGCTTGATGAAAATATGCTTCGCGAGTTATCTAAAAAACACGATAAATGGTTTGTATTTTCAGACAGTGCAAAAATGGGCGGAGTGGCAAGTGCTATTTTAGAGTTTTTAGCCAAAGAAAAGATCTTGCATATAAAGTTAGAGAGTTTTGAATATGATGATAATTTTATAACGCACGGAAATACAAAACAGGTGGAAGAGTCGCTTGGACTTTTACCGAAGCAGCTGGCAAAAAGAGTAGAAACACTTATATAA
- a CDS encoding VWA-like domain-containing protein → MSNLGNKISQAKAKLLMEYPLFGTIASRLELIQNDDIQSFKSNGIRLEYNSDFLKSLEPSQMEFVFANGAMHASLAHEARKNGRSGWLWQLSTDYAINDMLVENGLNRPDEASYNERFSGLYAEEIYEELKEDILRDELEYEADSQDETTSSKNPENNEDLNEQLFGEFAKAVFEAEIKNGEVPISIGRFFALGYNGKINWRDELRAALDRFHKDDYTLLPPNKKFLHLGIYLPSCISQRFKLVVAIDSSGSVDEKLLCKFLSELNFLTNTISNYQIELLVSDDKIQTHKTFYNGDILEAEVKGGGATDFRAVFEFIENELQDVKLLLYFTDLDGIFPKDEPNYEMKWIAPKESRVPFGDIIVLED, encoded by the coding sequence ATGTCTAATCTTGGAAATAAAATCTCTCAGGCAAAAGCCAAGCTTTTGATGGAGTATCCGCTTTTTGGAACTATCGCTTCAAGATTGGAACTTATTCAAAATGATGATATACAAAGTTTTAAAAGCAACGGAATCAGGCTTGAGTATAACAGTGATTTTTTAAAGAGCTTAGAGCCGAGTCAGATGGAATTTGTTTTTGCAAACGGCGCAATGCACGCTTCGCTTGCTCATGAAGCTAGAAAAAACGGCAGGAGCGGGTGGCTTTGGCAGCTCTCAACCGATTATGCCATCAATGATATGTTGGTTGAAAATGGACTAAATAGACCGGATGAGGCTAGCTATAATGAGAGGTTTAGCGGGCTTTATGCCGAAGAGATTTACGAAGAGTTAAAAGAGGATATCTTACGGGATGAGCTTGAATATGAAGCGGATAGCCAAGATGAAACGACCTCTTCAAAAAATCCTGAAAATAACGAGGATTTAAATGAGCAGCTTTTTGGGGAATTTGCAAAAGCTGTATTTGAAGCAGAGATTAAAAACGGTGAGGTTCCGATTTCGATAGGCAGGTTTTTCGCTCTTGGCTATAACGGTAAAATCAACTGGCGAGATGAGCTAAGAGCCGCACTTGACAGATTCCATAAAGATGACTATACTCTTCTTCCGCCAAATAAAAAATTTCTTCATTTAGGCATCTATCTGCCCTCTTGCATAAGTCAAAGATTTAAACTTGTCGTGGCAATCGACAGTTCGGGTTCGGTCGATGAGAAGCTTTTGTGCAAGTTTTTGAGTGAGCTGAATTTTTTAACAAATACGATTTCAAACTATCAGATAGAGTTGCTTGTAAGTGATGATAAGATTCAAACGCATAAAACTTTTTATAACGGCGATATCTTGGAAGCTGAAGTAAAAGGCGGGGGAGCTACTGACTTTAGAGCCGTTTTTGAATTTATAGAAAATGAGCTGCAAGATGTAAAACTGCTTCTCTATTTTACGGACTTAGACGGGATTTTTCCAAAAGATGAGCCGAATTATGAAATGAAGTGGATAGCTCCCAAAGAGAGCAGAGTTCCCTTTGGAGATATTATAGTTTTGGAAGATTAG
- a CDS encoding diguanylate cyclase, translating to MQRILIVEDNKTLAKLIAKKISTELDFEVDVAYSLSEVKLFLSRYSYFLTLLDINLPDAPNGEVVDYVLEKKNHAIVLSGNIDKDFRTKMLKKNIIDYVNKSGVNDVNYIIQTIKRVQKNQNHKILVVDDSVIFRKQMQSMLENMFFKVITVAHGEEALGILSTTPDISLVLTDYHMPVLNGLELTHEIRKTYTKNDLTIIVVSSDNDEETTALFLKNGANDYIKKPFSKEEFSCRINNSIEALENIYAITNHANRDFLTGLYNRRYFFDNMRTYFEKAINENEHFAIAMINIDHFKKINDTYGHDAGDKAINTLADILRANTNQNDIVSRFGGDEFCVVIKNSLSVTSLKVLENLREKVQNSVTVSDKGEEIKFTISIGAAINHEDTLDESVNQADMMLYNAKQNSRNQVFHN from the coding sequence ATGCAGAGAATATTAATCGTAGAAGATAACAAAACTTTAGCAAAATTAATAGCAAAAAAGATAAGCACCGAGCTTGATTTTGAAGTGGATGTGGCGTATAGTCTATCTGAGGTCAAGCTGTTTTTAAGCAGATACAGCTACTTTTTAACTCTTTTGGATATCAATCTTCCCGATGCGCCAAACGGTGAAGTCGTGGATTATGTTTTAGAGAAAAAAAATCATGCAATAGTGCTTAGCGGAAACATAGATAAAGATTTTAGAACTAAAATGCTTAAAAAAAACATCATTGATTATGTAAATAAAAGCGGCGTAAACGATGTGAACTATATTATTCAAACAATAAAAAGAGTTCAAAAAAATCAAAATCATAAAATTTTAGTAGTGGACGACTCCGTAATTTTTAGAAAACAGATGCAAAGCATGCTTGAAAATATGTTTTTTAAAGTTATAACCGTTGCACATGGGGAAGAGGCACTAGGAATTCTCAGCACAACTCCTGATATCAGTTTGGTTTTAACCGACTATCATATGCCTGTTTTAAACGGGCTTGAACTGACACATGAAATTAGAAAAACTTATACTAAAAACGATTTGACTATTATAGTTGTCTCAAGCGACAATGACGAGGAGACTACGGCTCTATTTTTGAAAAACGGTGCAAACGACTATATCAAAAAACCATTCTCAAAAGAGGAATTTTCTTGCCGCATAAACAACTCCATAGAGGCCTTAGAAAACATATATGCCATAACAAATCATGCAAACCGCGACTTTTTAACGGGGCTTTACAACAGAAGATACTTTTTTGACAATATGCGAACTTATTTTGAAAAAGCAATAAATGAAAATGAACATTTTGCAATTGCTATGATAAATATTGACCATTTTAAAAAAATAAACGATACATACGGACATGATGCTGGGGATAAAGCTATAAATACTTTAGCGGATATTTTAAGGGCAAACACAAACCAAAATGACATAGTATCAAGATTCGGCGGAGATGAATTTTGTGTAGTTATAAAAAATAGTTTATCGGTTACTTCGTTAAAGGTACTTGAGAACTTGCGAGAAAAAGTACAAAATTCAGTTACCGTTTCAGACAAAGGCGAAGAGATAAAATTTACAATTTCTATAGGTGCCGCTATAAATCATGAAGACACTCTTGATGAGAGTGTTAATCAAGCCGATATGATGCTATATAATGCTAAACAAAACAGCAGAAATCAAGTTTTTCACAACTAA